A section of the Chiloscyllium plagiosum isolate BGI_BamShark_2017 unplaced genomic scaffold, ASM401019v2 scaf_13085, whole genome shotgun sequence genome encodes:
- the LOC122547364 gene encoding 60S ribosomal protein L21, giving the protein MTNTRGKRRGTRYMFARPFRKHGPVPLSTYFRIYRKGDIVDIKGTGTVQKGMPHKCYHGKTGRIYNVTQHAVGIIVNKQVK; this is encoded by the exons ATGACGAACACCAGGGGCAAGAGGAGGGGCACTCGCTATATGTTTGCAAGGCCTTTCCGAAAACATG ggCCTGTTCCCCTCTCTACTTACTTCCGTATCTACAGGAAAGGTGATATTGTTGACATTAAG GGCACAGGCACTGTACAAAAGGGTATGCCCCACAAATGTTACCATGGCAAGACTGGAAGAATTTATAATGTTACACAGCATGCTGTAGGCATTATTGTCAACAAACAAGTCAAGTGA